In the Verrucomicrobiota bacterium genome, AGGGACTGGCCGCCAGGAGGCGGGGTCCAGGAATCTCTCCCTTCTGGATGGCGTTGCGGATGACCACATCCGTTCGTGGCTTCGCCGACGCCGCACTGATGCAGCTCGTGATGCCGCAGTCCAGGTAGAGCTTCGCATTCCGCACCGCAATCAGGGTGGTTTCCTCGGGAGGAATCATGCCGATCTTGGCGAGGTCATCGGCATTCTCAATGCTCAGATGCGCATGGGACTCAATCAACCCCGGCATCAATGTGGCGCCGCGACCTTCAACGAGATCCGCTTGATCGCGCGTCACGCGCGCGGGCAAGCGCGCCACCTCGGTGATACGATTTCCTTCGACCACGATTTCCCCGGGATAAGGTTGGGCCCCCGTACCATCAAGGATCTGAACTGAAGTGAATACCGTTTTGGTCATGGCTCGAGATCAAGTAACAAGGACCGAGCATATCGCAAGATTCACGCCGCGCCAAGTGCGTTGACGTCCTCATCCAGGACCCCCGTGTATCCGGATGTTGTTGGTAGGGCGGGCCTGTCCCAGCCCGCCGCCCACGGGATGCAAAACATCATGCTCCGGCGGCGCGCCGGGACGGACGCGCCCTACCTGCATCACCGACAACCTGGAGAGGCACGGCCAGTCACCGGGCGCGGGACCCAATTCTTCAACCGCCCGGCTTCAAGGCCAGGCAGTGAAAAGAGTGACGAGGAACGGGAGGATCCGAAACTTCCGAAGCATCCGCGCTCCCGCGGCGCGCCGCAGCTCCAGCGTGCCTTCATCTCAATCAAAGGTTCCGCGGCGAAGAAAGTGCACGGTGAGCCGGATGGCCTCGGGATGGCGCATGATGAAAGGATGAGTGGCGTGAACGACGCGATGGCCGGACATCCCTTCCACCTTGGTTCTTTCCACCGACACCTTGCCGTCATCGGGCCCTCGAATCATCCCACTGTTGATCCAATTGATGGATCGATCCCCGGCCAACACCCCGACTTCAAAAGTTACCGGACCCAATCGAATCGGCGTCGAGTCCCGGCCCGTCCCCAGTTCACGCCCGGCCGGACCGTTCAACGCTCCAAAAAGCCAAAGCCCTGCCAAGCGGTCCACGACCTCGCTGCCACCATTAGGGGGTCCCAACATTACCACACGTCCGAGTTCGGGAAGCTCGTGACGGCTCAGGTAGCTTCGAACCAGGATTCCCCCCAAGGAATGCGTCACGAAAGAGATCCGTCTGGCACCCTGTTTCCGGCATTCGCTCACCGCCCGGTCGACAAAGGTGTTGGCCAGCGACTCAACCGAGGCCGTCCTGGATGGGTAATCGAAGTTCAGCACCCGAAAGCCGGCTGCTTCCAACTCGCCCGCCATCTTCCGCATCGAACGACTGGTCCGGCACATGCCGTGCAACAACACCACCCATTCCGCTGCTTCCGTTCCCATCGCTAGTGTGCTCTTCATGAATTGGGTGGGCATTTGTTACGCCGATTTGGCGGTTCTGGCTAGGCGCGACGAGGGAGCATACCCGCCAGCGGTCTGTGACCGAGGAGCAACAACGCCAGAACCGCCAAAGCGGCGCAACCCTTCGGGCGGCGAGTCTTTCGGCCGTGGGCTTCGTTGCTCCTCAGTCACGTCTCTCTGCAGATAGGCTCCTTCGTCGCGCCCCGCCCACGGCCAAAATCCTTCGCCGCAAAGGCCCACCCAATTCATGAAGAGCACACTAGTTCACCGCCGCTTTGAAGGAATACAACGCTCGGACCGTGCGGATCAGCAGACCAGACTCCGACGCAACCGGAGTTGCGTAGATTTTCTCCTTGAAATCGCGAGATCCCAGCAAGCGCCAGCCCGGCTCGTTGGCCATCACGGTCACCACCCCTTGCTCGCTCGAGAAATAAACCTTCCCGTCCGCCGCCACGGGAGACGCATAGTAGGCTCCCATTCCCGGGAGCCGTTCCTCCCTCAACATCGTGCCCCCTGCCGCTTCGATCTGAGTCACAATACCCCCGTCCTTCACCATCCAGAGCACGCCTTGATCCACCAGCGGACTCGCGACATAAGGAACTCCACGCGGATGACTCCACAAGAGATCCGATGCGGGCAATTCCCCCCGGCTGACGGAGGGGCGCAACGCCAGCAATGCATTTCGAGCCGATTGAAACACGGCCGCATGTCTCTCCCATTCCTTGCGTTCGAGCCAGCCGTTTTGGTCCAGGTCCATGCGAAAGAAGCGATCCAGCACTTCCGGATTTCCGATTTCGCCCCTGGCGAGACGGCCGTCGCCATCCCGATCCCACTTTCCCACCGCGGCGGTCCAATCCTCCAGCGCGATCCGTCTGCCCGCATCGCCTCCAGGTGCCCACGAGGCCATGTAAATCCGGTCTTGGGACGGTACTGGAACGGGAATCACAATCCTCGCCAACCCAAGGGTCCACCACTGCTTCTCGCCCGTTTTCAGATCGTAGCCCGCCAACTCCAAGGCTCCTGCAACCAGCAACTCCGGCTTTCCCCCGCGTTCCCAAATCACCGGAGTCGAATAGCTCCGCACCGCGTCCGGCCTCGACGTGCGCCATCTTTCATGTCCGGTCTTCCGGTCGTAGGCCGCCAGAAAACTGTCGGTGTCATGGTCCTGCTGCACCACCACCATCCCTCCCGCAATCACGGGAGAACTGCCGGCGCCATATTCGTCCTGAAAAGGCCCCATGCGACGTTCCCAGAGCAGGCGCCCTCCGGCATCCAGCGCCACCAAACCGTAACTGCCAAACAAAACAAACACCCGCTCGCCATCCGTCGCGGGACTCGGCTGAGCCACGCCTCCCGTGGTGTGGTGAACCGTCTCCAAAGGCACTTCGGGCACCTCCCACTCCCAACGCTTGCCGCCGGTTTGACGATCGAACGAATTCACCACCAACCGGCGCCGGCTCATATCAAAACCGGTCACGACAATCTGATTCCCCATGACCAAAGGTGTCGAATGCCCTGGCGGCGAATCTGAACGCCAGCGCAAGTTGCGCGTATCGTTCAAATCGAAAGGCAACCCCTTGACCATCGTGGACGCCACGCCATGTTGAGAACGAAAAAACTGAATTCCATGGGAAGCAGCCCGGCCTTCCAACCACGCCACCACCATCGCGGCCAACATCGCCAAGACCCTCCACACCCGCATCGATGTTCGCATCTTCCTCATCGCGATCCTCCCGACGCGTCGCGACCATCATTCCCCTTGCTCTCGACGGCTTTCCCGTGAGCCTCTTGTGGTAACGAGAGGGAGGCGGTCGGTGATGCATCGGACAAGGGTTGCGAAACAGAACCTGCAAGTCCCGTCACCTGGGCCCAGCGCGCCGGCGCCGGAACTTGACCTCTCCTTTCGCTCCAGGTGATCAATCCCGCGCCCAGCACGATCAGCAACACCCCCGCCCAGCGAACCGCGCTCACGTGTTCACCCAGGAGAAATTTGGCGGACAGCGTCGTCAGCACAAAACCGAGCGCGGTCAACGGCCAGACCACGCTCACATCCGCCTCGGAAAGCAGATAGAGCAAGCCCAGAAAGAAAACCGTCTCCAAAGCCACACCCAGGAGAATAGAAGGATGGGTCGCCAGACGCCCGATCCAGCGTGCCAATTCCGGCATCGTCATCGCCACGGGAGGACCCGCCGCTTTGAGACCCTTGCTCAGGAAGACCACCCCGACGGCTTCAAAGAGCAGGGCCAACAACAACACCGCAACCAGTTTGCTCATGACACCAAATCCGAGTACCTCGCCAGCCGCACTTGGAATCGCTCCACCAATTCCCTCACCCGCGGGCTGGTCAACGCTTCCAACTCAAAACGAAAGTCATCGACGGACGGATGCGAGTAAAGCTCCGATTCGCCGAACTCCAGTCGCGGCAGCAGCCGGCAAAGATAATCCTCGTCCACTCGACCGTGTTGGAGCAAACCGAACACTCGCTCGGTGTAAGCGAACCTGTGCTGGCGCAACACGCGCTCCGCCCGCGCGCTCAACACACCAAACGCCGCGGCATGAAGCGCGCGACGAGAGCAGGAATTCGCTCGCGGATCCAAGACCGCACTCCCACTCAAGGGATCTCGCGTCAGCCTCATCGCCTTCACCCCCCAGCGCAAGGCCAGGCGCATCACCACCCCAAACACCACCGGATGCAAATGCATGTGCAGGTGCCCATTGACATGGTCGAAAGCCAGCCCGGCCGAGGCAAATTTGGTGAACTGCGCCTCCAACTCAGCCTCCAACTGGACCCGGAGTGAAGGGCGAAAGAAAAACTCCCACCCCGCCCGCACGGGATCCGCCCCAAACCGCCCCGTCGCATCCACCAATCCCGGCACCCGCTCGGGAGGCATCACCGGAAAACCATCGACCAAGGTCAAATGCAACCCCACCCCCAGCCGCGGACATTGCCTTGCGCATTCCACCGCCTCCTCAAACGCCTCCCCGCCGGCCATTAAACTCGCCGAAGTCAAGATCCCGCCAACATGAGCCTGCTTCACTGCCGCGTTGA is a window encoding:
- a CDS encoding alpha/beta fold hydrolase, giving the protein MGTEAAEWVVLLHGMCRTSRSMRKMAGELEAAGFRVLNFDYPSRTASVESLANTFVDRAVSECRKQGARRISFVTHSLGGILVRSYLSRHELPELGRVVMLGPPNGGSEVVDRLAGLWLFGALNGPAGRELGTGRDSTPIRLGPVTFEVGVLAGDRSINWINSGMIRGPDDGKVSVERTKVEGMSGHRVVHATHPFIMRHPEAIRLTVHFLRRGTFD
- a CDS encoding ChbG/HpnK family deacetylase translates to MAMTRTLIVNADDFGRSTAINAAVKQAHVGGILTSASLMAGGEAFEEAVECARQCPRLGVGLHLTLVDGFPVMPPERVPGLVDATGRFGADPVRAGWEFFFRPSLRVQLEAELEAQFTKFASAGLAFDHVNGHLHMHLHPVVFGVVMRLALRWGVKAMRLTRDPLSGSAVLDPRANSCSRRALHAAAFGVLSARAERVLRQHRFAYTERVFGLLQHGRVDEDYLCRLLPRLEFGESELYSHPSVDDFRFELEALTSPRVRELVERFQVRLARYSDLVS